Genomic DNA from Asterias amurensis chromosome 2, ASM3211899v1:
TTTTTTAACagtttgtttaaattaatattgacatgttttttttttaactgtatgCGTTAGAAAGTGTTGTAGCGAAACACCATGGAAACGCCACAGAGAAGGAAAGCAATTTTCACCGCTTTGTATGATTGATAGGGTTATGACACATTTGTTCATCTTTCTTAATCAGAATTTAATTTGGTTCCTATCGATCTGTAGATTCAGTTTGTTTGCGTTTTGGTCTGCTGTGATGACAATCTTCGATCGGTAACttagcttaaagggacacacgttgctttggattggGTGAGTTggtccacacaaaaatgcctcgaaatagcACGGTTTTCCTAAACGTCGTGAACTAGCACGGCATGCCATTTTGTGGGGGAGTCaaattgactccacaaaattgccgaccgtgtttgttcgcaaaaGAAAAGCGAGTCatatttatgtggatcattataatatactttgaaaacatctttcgaaccatatgcattttataccaaACGATTTCAAACACATTTCATAGACCAGATCGCCCaatgcaaggcaacgtgtccctttagtACATAATGTCtcccggacggttttgcatatgcaatcgtgtccgcccgaatgctgctgcataatgcaatgtgtccacccggacacatttgcatatgcagttgtgtctgcCCCCGTGAAAAACCGTCCTGGCATGCAGTAAataaaacgcccttggtcgacgggacccgttcgccattttttttttacaagtgcatgtcatgaatgacatgggaaatgttcggccgttgggaattcgctgcaatcataagatacgtgaatattcatgctgcttATACGTAtatgttcagtgcatgcacgctcgcttacgcgcgcacatacatgtacagtcatgtacatgtccaccggacggtttttgcatatgcaaacgtgtccggagcggacagtaatgcatggcggacacaattgcatctgacaccggtcaCAAACCCGACGTAGGCCTATATAGGTCCTTATACGCAAACCACGCAATATTGCTCTTGTGGAGACTATAAACGAGAAGAGAAGCCAACTTTCACATTATGTGAATGGATCAAACAATTCGTTTATGGATCAAAGAATGAAGTTATTTTCTATGCAGATGCATGGATACCGACCACCGTGGTTCTCGTAATGGTTTTATAGTTGCATAATTCTGCGCCCCGTGCCGTGAAAATGACAACTTTGATTGATTGTCGAAACGCGACCCTTACAGTGGACATTGGGCAGATTGTCCTGAAGGACTATTGACAATGAGTCACGTAAGGATGCATCTCACTAATTTAACTCCCAgagcatacagtgcaaaatgctaaatattcaaaaaatacACGGAAAATGCGTatataaagcccggttcatacttcctgcgaatgcgaagcaaatgggacgtcacaaccctcctttcgcaactcaactcagtgcgagtttcgttgcgaatttgtgacgtcaacattcgtatcgcattcgcattcacaggaaatatgaaccgggCTATAGTGTCACAGCCGTTGACAGTAATGGAAACATTTGTATTGATTCTTAAACTTTTTTAAGCCCCTGCTCAATTTTAATGGACACtgttgctaattactcaaactaattattagcataagacctcagttggtaacgagtaattgggagaggttgatagtataaaacattttgaaaaacggcttcctctgaagtaatgtacttttcgtaattttccacgactttgatttcgagacctcagaattagattttgaggtttcgaaatcaagcatctgaaagcaatttcgtgtgacaagggtgtcttttctttcattattatctcgcaacttcgacgaccaattgagctcaaattttcacagggttgttattttatgcatatgttgagatataccaagtgagaagactggtctttgacaataacaaagagtcaagtgtctttaatatgGAAGTTCCAgtgcccgtcgagttattcccCTTAAAGCAGTGTAATTTTCCAAAcgtccgagcatcaatcttgaacAAATTCCATATAATACACCTCCCGCCAAATATATAGGACCATTTATCTCAGGGTctatgtcatccaaaatacctGAAGTTGGAAGTCgacaacaacccccaggtcacaattggaACAATCTCTACTATGTAGGCCTGTACCTCCTCTTGGGCTTCAAAATCTGTCTCATACAGAATATTTTGAGagacattttgtttctttttctttcttttcttgggGTACACCAACAAAGTGAAAGCGATTACAAAAGCTCCCGATtcaggaccccccccccccacttaaaCACACATTCTCATTGCAATCCACATCGCGCAATATCCTGTCTTATGGAATGATTGGTTCAGGGCATATCACTTCTAGAgtatttgatttaaaaattaaCCCACAAGTAACTATAattgtcatgttttgtttgaacaaTATTGTAGGCCAACTGACGGTGCATGCCTTGAATATTAATGAAATCGAGTGACGTTTTAGAGTACCATCCAAAGTGACTGATCAACGTTTTTGTTTGCCTGCACTGCCCAATACATCGAGCGTGTACACAAATACGTTTATACGCACTCAGTTGATAAGTTGAAACTGGGTGAGACTGAACTGACAAACTTATCAACCTGCTTTCAGCCATTAACGTAATACGCAGTTTCCCCTTCCAGTAGTTTGTATTTAGTTGTCCCTTTCTGGTGATTTTGTACAAACATTTGTGTTATGCTCATTTAAGTATGGAGGGTTGTATCGACTTCAACACAACTACGATGGACAATTACGAAGGTCCGAACGCACACACTGTGTATGTGTGTTCGATTTTAAACATCGTTCTGAACGCTTTGCTGTTGGTCTTCGGAGCTCTTGGCAACATCCTGATACTTCGGGTTTACTGCACAAAGAAACGGAAGACGACCACTCATATCTTAATTATGGGTCTTGCGCTTGCGGACCTTATGGTTTGCCTATCTCTGACAGGATACATTGTTGAGTCAAGTTACACCCTTCTCGGTAAGCACATACCAGAAAACATGTACCTATACCAAAACTACATGAACATTTGGATAGGTGTATCTGTTGGAATCACTGGCTTTATAGCTGTTGACCGATACGATAGTGTCTGCCGCCCAAACAGACGCATGTTCAACAACCGACGAGCCAAGATTGCCATTTTGGTGTCGTTTATTCCATCCGTAACTGCTGAAGCTCCTCTTCTGGTATCATGCATATTTTTCTCATGTAAAGTCACCGTTTTACCCTCATGGGTCATACAAGTTGTGGGGTTCCTCACAACTCTATTTATGATCGGTTTGTGCTACGGCAAGGTGTACATGACAATTCGACGACATGTCAGAGTCGACATTAACACGGTGAGCCATGAACAGTTACCCGAACGAGGTGGTAGGGACACACAGCGTAAGTTGGCTATCGGCATGATAGAACAGCGGTCCAAGAGCAGAGGTTGCCAAAATAACAGAGTCCAACGAAATGGCAGTCCATGCTCCGCCAACCAACCACAAACCTTCCATTTAACGCACGCCACTCCTGTGCTAGTTGTAGCCTCCCAAAACTCAGACGGCACCGCGAGAATCGTCAAGGCGTTAGACAGAACCACAAGAGAGGTGGACGAGGGTCGCTTCGACTCGACGATATTCATCGAGCAGGCCCCCACTCATGTTGGACAAACTGGTATGTTACCCGCCAACAGAATTTCCCACAAACCACGCTACAACAACGCGGTGCTTCACCGAAGAACGACAAAGATGTTGTTCGTAACCAGTGTAGTGTTCTTGCTGTCTTGGCTACCATTCTGGTTGGCAAGTCTTGTCAGCCAGTTTGGCCAATTCGACAATCAGGACATACAGTACATTCTGCAGAGTTTGATACTAAAAACGTTGTTCATAAATAACGCCGTGAATCCCATAATTTACAGCCTAGCAAACAGACGGTTTAGAGAGGAAAGCGGGCGAGAGCTTCGGAAAATAATGGTTACATGTGTGCAATATTAACCCAGCTAACCAtatacgtttaaaaaaaatcatagagATCCTACAAACCGCGGGTTGTTCAAACGAATACATTCGTATTGTCAGATTTTGTATTTCAATACAAAACTGAAAGTAAATAGCAACAAATCTTCTTCAAACTGGTTTGACACAACGCTTGGCTCATTTCAAGGTGACAGTCTAAGCGGGGCACTCTTCATCGCAACATTGGCTGGAGTCCTCAATGACGTCAGACAACAAGCTGCACGTCCTGACCCACCAATATCTCCATCTTCTTTACCACTGGAGTCAGCTTACGCTGATGACGTTGACTTCCCTGACGAAGACAGTGAAAGCCCCTCAAGACTAATCCCCCTTACATCCAGGGTCTTGAAAAATTGGCATGTGTTTGTCAATGAGGGAAAAACTGAAAACACCCGTATATACATGGCCTCAAACACCGAAGTTAATTCGGAAGGCATCCTACTCAAAGACCAGGAACCCTGGAGGACAAGCAAACTACTCGGTTCTCTGATGTGTTCTACAGCCGACATTCAACACCGTTTCTGCCTAGCAAATGCAGCCTTCAACACATTTACCAAACTCTGGATGCAACCCCGCAAAATATCCATTACCTTTAATGCATGTTTACAACGCCAtggtatggtggccctgaagggacatcgcatatcgcaaacgtgtgcgcatacctatgcaatgtcgtgaaacaattcgcgaatatgtgcgcacacgtatgcaatgtcgtgaaacaattcgcgaatatgtgcgcacacgtatgcaatgtcgtgaaacaattcgcaaatatgtgcgcacacgtctgcgaatattatttgcgatgtcgtgaattttattgcataccatgttgcatacctttgaataatgGATGCAACCCCGCAAAATATCCATTACCTTTAATGCATGTTTACAATGCCAtggtatggtggccctgaagggacatcgcatatcgcaaacgtgtgcgcatacgtatgcaatgtcgtgaaacaattcgcgaatatgtgcgcacacgtatgcaatgtcgtgaaacaattcgcaaatatgtgcgcacacgtctgcgaatattatttgcgatgtcgtgaattttattgcataccatgttgcatacctttgaataaaatgtctagtgatctggggggtttctttccaacagtgagataagcggtagtcattgcagcagtagtctttgttgtgaggcaagcgaggcgggtggtcttccttggcctggtgccaagttcctgggtatacacatgctttacagagggagcctgctgtagcgccacagtactccctagatcggtaacaaattatccacaactatgacatcatcctaatggtatgcaacatggtatgcaataaagttcacgacattgcaaaacaaatcgcattcgtgtgcgcacatattcacgatttggttcacgagattgcatacgtgtgcgcacatattcgcgaattgtttcacgacattgcaaacgtgtgcgcacatatttgcgaactGTTTCatgatattgtatacgtgtgcgcatatattcgcgatttgtttcacgacattgcatacgtgtgcgcacacgtttgcgttatgcgatgtcccttcagggccaccataccaTGGTATTATCTGTCTTCATGTACAACTCAAGTAGCTGGGCTGCACCTAAGAACGTGCTCGAGAGGTTAGACACCTGCCACCGTCGCCACCTTAGACGAATTTTTCGATGTCGCCGACCATCCGCGATGTCGAATAGCTTCCTATATAATATATTCGATGTGGAACTCGTCCCTTTGAGGAAGGCAAGGTGGCGCATGCTCGGGCATGTACTTCGACTGGGCCAGACAAAATGAACCAATGAAGTTTTCCATATAAAACATATCTTCTTAACAAAGTTGGCTGTGCAAGTTTCACTTGTTTAACATTCTTAGTAATCTTGACCCTTAAGATGAGGTAAATTGGTTCCTGACCACACATTCTCCTTGCTATACCAAATACGCTGTAAATAAGCGTGTCGTTGCATTAATGTGTTTGTGCCTGACGTATCTGGTCCACGTGATTAATGATCGTACTCTAGTCTTCTTAAGAATGATTTGTCAATACACAATATTGAGACCATGGACATGCTTTTATCTTTTGACGTCTAGCAGAAAATTGCAATTTAGGGAATCGTGCCGTTAATAAAACCTGCCACAGTTTGTTAGCGACCTGGCATTTGAATTGCATTTATCTGATTTCCCATTTTTGTTTGGTCCCGAATGTAGTTTGGCATTCATTAACTACATTGACCGCCTTATATATATATTGTATTTGTTCAGtgtgaggtaaattataaaagaaaagtACACAAAATGATTTGTCTGGGTCTACAAAATAGGAATTTAGACATAAAGGGCGAACTCAGGTTTCTAGTTTGTAGTTATTTTGTGCTTGAAATATAGAGAGGACTGTATGCTTTTAGACTTCTTTgaaaaagtaatattttctttcCTCAGTAATTCTGTCGCACTGGTTTCACTGCGAGCAAATAAGAATTCAAATTAAAGAGgaaacttaaaaaatgtttttgttgttcagagctgattttatttttaatttgccCATTTTAGGGAACGTGTCTTCATTACCTAAGATAGTTATATACTCTTCATTATGagtgctggggtggatttcacaatagtagtcctaacttaggactagtcctaggcaatgctaagagataggactggtcctaagttaggaccagtaactcatcctaacttaggactggtcctatctcttagcattgcctaggcatagtcctaagttaggactacctttgtgaaatccacccgttTATATACTTTATCTAATCAACACTATACTGTTACACAAAACCATGAAGTTTTGTCTGCAGCTAATACGACTACGCCTGCTGAGCACTGGCATGGCCTTGGGACATTTGATAATCAATAAACCTTTATCGTGGGCAAATAATCATTTGTAAGTTATTGCATAACATATTGTGGCTGATGTATGCGCCGTATCAccctgtaaacccttataaggtgctaactggcattgttcagccaattgtttcttgttcgtctgcttattaaacagtGAATAGTCCtgcgtaataatgtttgaagatgacaacagaacttcgagaagaggaataacagttatacaaaggtataacaaaacaattgttgcacgctgtgactgggtccatgggttttgtacactctcggtggcaaatggcaccctcggcttcgcctcgggtgccattttccctctCGGGTGTACAACGGCTTGGacccccgtcacagcgtgcaacaattataTTGCTTCACTCCATACCTAGATGttgaccttttttttaaaagttcaccGTTATatcatttttgtcaaataaggatgtaggcctactgtcaatttgataattttacaacattttgtatTATTCACTCTGAATTATTGTGATCCGTACGActgtgttacccccccccctccagatAAAGGACTATGTCTAACTCGAGAGGCAGACGAACATCAAAGCCATTGGGCAAAGACAGCGACCCACCAGATGGAGGGTGGGGCTATGTCATCGTCGTGGCGGTCTTTATCGTGTACTTCTTACAGGCCGCACTGACGAGATGTGCAGGGGTTCTTTACACAAGCTGGCAAATTGACTTCAACTCTAGTGCTGCTGAGACCGGGGCAATAGTCAGCATTATGTCCTCCTCTGCATATTTTGGAGGTACAGTTAAACCTGCTCGTGACACAGGAcacccaacaaatgcataacgTAATGAGTTACGGTTTAGTTAAAGACTTTTTGTAAACttacacgatcggccattttgtgaagtcaaaaatttgactctacAAATTAGTGTGCCGCCGTAACACGACGTACAAGGAAGGAAAATAGTGCAATTTCatggcatttttgtgtggagcatttatattctacttttacaatatctgtATAACCaagtgcatttcataacaaactgtttcaaacgaattttaatagaccaactcgcccgatccaaggcaacatgtccctgtAAGCAGGTCTCCTCAACTTACTGTAAACGCGCATGATCTCTCATGCCTACTAGTAATAGTTATAACAGGAGTTGAACAAAGATGACTCTTGTGGGGTACATTGTTTCAGTGTGTTAAAAAACAACCAAGAGCACTCCCGTATTAAGCTcacgcacgcacacacacatgcaTGTTTATGGTGTCaaccgaggacttctctttgttctcccattgtttggacaaaaaactttttttcttcagatgttcccattggttttgaacacaaaATCTACCGAGGACTGTCCTTGGTGTGACTTTTGTCCcagatcccttttgttaaagtcctcaGTTGTAGACATGCCCGCACACGCAAGTTTGTTTTCTAAAGGAaaggaaaagagaaaagaaaagtgGCCGGTTCATCTGGCGCCCTATTTCACTTTCTTTGTTTAAATCAAATTGCTTCTTTCAACATACTTCTtccgggaaaaaaataaaaaataaaaaccaaacaaaatacaCCAGCCTTTTGCAATGTGGACTATTATGCTATTACACGTGCTAACGAtcagtttttcttcttctcctgTAGTATAATATATATTCAACTATTAACGTCATATTACTTTGTGTGGTTTGTGACAGCTATTGTGGCTAGTGTGGTCTTGAATCGTCTTGGATGTAGATTTGCATGGATGTGTGGCGGTTTTCTTATGTTTGCTGCTCTGATTTTAAGCTTTTGGGCCACGACTATTCTTCAAATGTATTTGATAGGCGCTGTCACCGGTAAGTTCACTTTAACCCGCGTTCTAAAGTTCCCGCGATTCGGCATTTTGTAAACATAGCACTCTAAGGGTccaatatagacctttatcacgctgtcccatcttggtcatgttccctgttccCATatcagtaatgaatgctaacattcattgcgcaaataTGGCACCAGAccattatttcgtccagcctcagtttggttacaatgagttggaatggagtaaaatcaaggtGGCCACCCCGTGATTAAGGTCTAATAGACAGGCTTTGATAAAGAAAATTCATTAAGGGTTTTATGAATTTGTCATGAgttataacaatttaaattccCGAGTGCGTaatattttatcaattttgtacATCGCCTtgccccaatttcatgaagctattAAGCAGTAAATGCTGCTTGATAAATTTCCAGCAGAAattgagtggggtaccagtcacaaccaTGTAAACTTATTGTAACTTGGGCTTGTAACCTGTTTCGGTGTTTCAAGCGTTATGAATGGAGCCCTGTGCATGGTTCGCTTTCGTGACGTAAGACCCCTGGATCCGTTGACCTCTTTACATCCCTGAAACGTACAAGAAAAATTTAGCGAATTACTTGCTCTACCAAATTGCCAACGGCATCCTCAGACAAAAGCAATTTGCATGCTCAAAAAGAATTAAAGCTGAATTgttcacttaaagacagtggacactaatggcaattgtcaaagaccagtcttctcacttgctgtatctcatcatatgcatgaaataacaaacctgtgaaaatttgagctcattcggtcatcgcAGTTTTGAGATAATTagtgggaaaaaaacacccttgtcacaaatctgaggtctcgaaatcaaattggaggaaaattacttctttctcgaaaactacattacttcagagggcgtttctcacaatgttttatacttcaccctctccccattactcgttaccaagggttttatgctaataattattttgagtaattaccaatagtgtccgctgcctttaaaggttcCCGCTCAAAAGAATGCTTTCAcaacaataagccatttgcttGTAAgatttgaatgtgtttgatCACAAGTTTGAgttgagacagttgctatgtgaTTCGAAGCAATCCTTTGCGTAGTTTAACATAAGAGACGGTGAATACACATTCACCCTGAATGAAGGTGTGTGGCACAATAGATTGGTACtaggtttgctcatctggaggttgctatgcaaaagCCTGCCttgaaccatttgacatagcaactgtcccTATATAGTCTGAGAagttcaaatgtaagcggtaagttgtgactaagcaagtcattgcaccagacattattcaaatctaactcgcaaatggcttattggaaAAGTGTATGGTGAGGCTATGTACAAAACTGTATTTACTGTTTGGAATATTCTGTTTGTTACGGCAGGGCTTGGCATCGCACTATGTTTTACAGCTGCTGGGGTTGCTCTTGCGCAGTACTTCAATAAGTACTTTGCCAGAGTCAGTGGTTTTACGTCTTCTGGAATTGGTTTGGGTATGATCGTGACACCGCCTCTACTTCGTGTACTCCTCGATATGTACGGATGGAGGGGAACCATGCTCATCATGGGTGCAATATGTTTAAATGTGTGTGCGGTTGGCGCCCTATATCGTCCTCTAGGGCATGCTAGGACTACCAGACATCAAAATGATTCTGAACTGTTGGATGAAAAAGGCTCCGGACGAGTTTTTGTAGACAAGGACAATCGTTGTTCGTCATTCATGAGTATCATTCGCAAGCTGTTCTCTGAATTACGACTGGATTTACTCGTGAAGAGCTATCGGTTCACATTGTACTGTCTTATGTACATAGAGTTATCAATCGTGTATATCGTGTATGTGGTGTACATCATGCCCATGGCTCTGGACTATGGTTTCGAGAAAATGAATTCTACATTTCTTCTCAGTGTTATGGGCTTTGGAAGTCTTGGGGGTCGGGCCGTAAGTGGCTTCCTTATCAGACCGAATGTATCAGCTGAAGCCGTGTTCGGTTTTTCCCAGTTGCTCTCCACTATCGGAGTACTTTGCACGCAGGCAGAGGGAGGCGGGGGACTGGTGGCCTCAGCGTGTTTCATGGGCATCGGCACCGGGATGTCCAGTGCAGTCAGTATAGTCCTTCTTCGCAAAATTGTTGGCCTTCGCAACTTAGCATCTGCGATTGGCATATTCTACATGCTTGGAGGCATAGGTGATCTGGCAGGGCCCATTATTGCAGGTAAGATCTATTTCTTtcttctattaaaggcagtggacactattggtaattgtcaaagactagccttcaaagttggtgtatctcaacatatgaataaaataacaaacctgtgaaaatttgagctcaatcggtcatcgaagttgcgagataataatgaaagaagaaaacacccttgtcacacgaagttgtgtgcgtttcgaaatcaaattcgtggaaaattacttctttctccaaaactatggcacttcagagggagctgtttctcacaatgttttataccaccaacctctccccattacttgtcaccaagaaaggttttatgctaataattattttgagtaattaccaatagtgtccactgcctttaatgcctaAACCCACAGTCACATGACTTGTAAAGAAATTATGTGTTTGTATCATACTCAATCAGTAGACATTTCCTAGCTGGATATCAGTATCATGGTTGAAACTATCGTATGGAACATTCACAAAATGTTACGTATAACTAACTGTTTATCTTtaatttatgcatttgttgaccTAATACTGTGTAGGGGGTTAAACATTATCTCTAAAGACTCACTGGTAAGAAATGACCCTGTATTTAAGGGACCTGACCGGTTTCTGGATCAGGCTTACACGGAAAGTTGTTATATTTATGTAAATCAGTTTGGTATCAATTAAGAAATCTGGGCTTTATCCGTAAATACTTAACTCGTTCTACCACAAAAAAAGATTGTTCATGCTCTGATTTCTTCCCGGTTTGATTATTGTAATTCTCTCTTCTGTCTTCTACAACAGAATCAAATCTCTCGTTTGCAACGACTGCAAAACACTGCAGCTCGGCTGGTCACTTTGTCCTCCAGGAGAACCCATATCACTCCGGTTTTGAATGCtcttcactggctccctgttcaatatcgcatgcaatacaaattacttctgcttgtttttcattctttacatggttctgctcctcagtataattgtcaattaattaccCGTTACAATCCTTCAAGATGTCTTAGATCATCCACTTCGCCATTACTGGTTGTTCCCCACACCTACAACAATTGGGGTGACAGGGctttttctcatgctggtcctttactttggaataatctgcctcttaatatccgtaacatgtcctcatattcat
This window encodes:
- the LOC139949639 gene encoding monocarboxylate transporter 12-like — translated: MSNSRGRRTSKPLGKDSDPPDGGWGYVIVVAVFIVYFLQAALTRCAGVLYTSWQIDFNSSAAETGAIVSIMSSSAYFGAIVASVVLNRLGCRFAWMCGGFLMFAALILSFWATTILQMYLIGAVTGLGIALCFTAAGVALAQYFNKYFARVSGFTSSGIGLGMIVTPPLLRVLLDMYGWRGTMLIMGAICLNVCAVGALYRPLGHARTTRHQNDSELLDEKGSGRVFVDKDNRCSSFMSIIRKLFSELRLDLLVKSYRFTLYCLMYIELSIVYIVYVVYIMPMALDYGFEKMNSTFLLSVMGFGSLGGRAVSGFLIRPNVSAEAVFGFSQLLSTIGVLCTQAEGGGGLVASACFMGIGTGMSSAVSIVLLRKIVGLRNLASAIGIFYMLGGIGDLAGPIIAGWMYDEFGSLVVVFYGLAGLQFIATLQIFLMPLLKKLEPGIEDDDGQPQPVQV
- the LOC139949634 gene encoding D(2) dopamine receptor A-like, which produces MEGCIDFNTTTMDNYEGPNAHTVYVCSILNIVLNALLLVFGALGNILILRVYCTKKRKTTTHILIMGLALADLMVCLSLTGYIVESSYTLLGKHIPENMYLYQNYMNIWIGVSVGITGFIAVDRYDSVCRPNRRMFNNRRAKIAILVSFIPSVTAEAPLLVSCIFFSCKVTVLPSWVIQVVGFLTTLFMIGLCYGKVYMTIRRHVRVDINTVSHEQLPERGGRDTQRKLAIGMIEQRSKSRGCQNNRVQRNGSPCSANQPQTFHLTHATPVLVVASQNSDGTARIVKALDRTTREVDEGRFDSTIFIEQAPTHVGQTGMLPANRISHKPRYNNAVLHRRTTKMLFVTSVVFLLSWLPFWLASLVSQFGQFDNQDIQYILQSLILKTLFINNAVNPIIYSLANRRFREESGRELRKIMVTCVQY